The sequence TCTACCCCAAAACGAAAATCACCGTTAAAAATAGCCCTTCCGGCGACCACCTGATTATTAATGAAAGCTATAGCTCGAAAGCCTATTTTCATAACCCACTGAAAAATATAGAGATAGGAGGTGTAAGTCTGCAAATGCAGGATATCCATACAGCATTACGCCAAAATTTACAGCCCGAATTTCCCAATTTGATCCCCCTGGATTTTACAAAAATCGGCAAAGATGAATATAGTTATACTTTTAATTTGGGTGATGGTGCCAGAGAGTTAAACCTCACTCCCCAATCTCGCCATAATACCCTAATATTGGGTGCTGGCATCACGACTGATAAGCTGCACTTCGAATACATTGGCACGAAACATTACCCTAAAATAAAAATCACCTTTAACGGTAACCGTTCCGGTGACTACCTGGTTATTAATGAAAGCCTTGGCTCGGAATCCACAACGCGTAACTTGCTGAGAAATATAAAGGTGGATGGTGTAAGTCTGCCAATGCGGAGTATCCATACAGCATTGCGCCAAAATCTGCAGCCCCTATTCCCAGATTCGCCCCCCCGAGGTTTGACAAAAAACACCAAGGGAGAGAATAGTTATACTTTTAATTTGGGCGATGGCGGCAGAATGATCACGCTCATCCCCGGAACTCGTAATAATACCCTAATATTTGGTGCTGGCATCACGCCTGATATGCTGCACTTTGAAAGCATTGGCAGCGTTGTATATCCCAAAACGAAAATCACCCTTAAAAATAGCCCTTCCGGCGACCATCTGATTATTAATGAAAGCCATAACTCGAAAGCCTATTTTTATAACTCACTGAAAAATATAGAGGTAGGGGGTGTAAATCTGCCAATGCAGGATATCCATACAGCATTACGCCAAAATTTACAGCCCAAATTTCCAAATTTGATCCCCCTGGATGTTACAAAAATCGGCAAAGATGAATATAGTTATACTTTTAATTTGGGCGATGGTGCCAGAGAGTTAAACCTCACTCCCCAATCTCGCCATAATACCCTAATATTGGATGCTCGCATCACGCCTGATAAGCTGCACTTCGAAAGAGTTGTCACCGATTCACTCCTTAAAACGAAAATCACCTTTAACGGTAACCGTTCCGGTGACTGCTTGATTATTAATGAAAGCCTTGGCTCGGAATCCACAACGCGTAACTTGCTGAGAAATATAAAGGTGGGTGGTGTGAAACTGCCAATGCGGAGTATCTATGCAGCATTGCGCCAAAATCTACAGCCCCTATTCCCAGATTCGCCCCCCCGAGGTTTGACAAAAAACACCAAGGGAGAGAATAGTTATACTTTTAATTTGGGCGATGGTGGCAGACTGATAAAGCTCCCCTCCGGATCTCACCATAATACCCTAACATTGGGTGCTGGCATCACGCTTGATAAGCTGCACTTCGAAAGCATTGGCAGCGTTGTACGTCCTAAAACGAAAATCACCGTTAAAAATAGCCCTTCCGGCGACTACCTGGTTATTAATGAAAACCTTAAATCAACATCCTCAGGTTGTAACTCACTGAAAAATATTGAAGTGAATGGCCAAATTTTGGTAATGGCGGATATCCGCAAGGATCTGGGACAAGGGCTACAACCCACATTCCCTGATAAAAACGCCACCGCCAAAGAGGCAACCAATATAACGACAGGGATGGATGCCGATGACGGCAATATCTTCAGAGACAACAAAGGTAACGGTGATAAGCTACTAAATTTCAATGAGTTTAGCAGAGTGGAAGGGGTAAAAAATACGTTGAAAGAAGAAAGCACTACAAAACAAAATGCTCATATATCCCCTGAGCTTACTCCCACCACCTCAGATGCAATAGCATCATTCGGTGCTGAAAATGAACTGCAATCAACTTCCTGCTATGGCAATCCAGCAGTAACCGTCAGGTCGGTGGTACCTTTGATTACCGCTGGAGTTTAGACTTAATCAGTCTTCGTAAGGCTCTCCAGTATCATCAATAAATATCCTCCGGCATAGCCGGAGGTTTTTCATATGCGCCTATAAGGCTCTCTTACCTGCCGCGCCCTAACAGGCGCATCGCGATCTGACATTTGCATCACAATTCGTTACTTACGGCCCGTAAACGGGCTACCCGGATAGGGGATCGACAACTGCTCACCCATTTTATCCTCTTCCAGTTGGTGTTTTATGTATTCTTGTATCCTGGCTGTATTTTTACCCACCGTATCAACGTAATACCCTCGACACCAAAACTCCCGGTTACGATATTTGAACTTCAAATCGCCAAACTGCTCATAAAGCATCAGGCTACTCTTTCCCTTTAGGTATCCCATAAAGCCCGACACACTCATCTTGGGTGGGATTTCCAGAAGCATATGGATGTGATCCACACAACATTCCGCTTCCAGAATATTCACGTTCTTCCATTCGCACAGCTTTCTTAAAATACTGCCAATCGCTTTGCGCTTTTCCCCGTAGAACACCTGTCTTCGGTACTTCGGCGCAAATACTATGTGATATTTACAGTTCCATCGCGTGTGCGCTAAGCTCTTTTCGTCCCTCATAGGGACCCCCTTTTGATTTCTTGTTGAACGTTTGCAGTTGCCAGACCGCAAACTGTTTTAACAAATCAAAAGGGGTTTTTATAACTGACTCAAAGCTGAAAGCTTTACGGAACCCCCAGCCTAGCTGGGGGTTTTCTGTGCACAAAAAGGGCGCAATATGAATTGCGCCCTTATCGGTTCATATTTATATGCTGCTATGAATCAACCGTGGCAAGCCTTTGCCAGAAGCTGTGTCGGGCTGACTTGCCAGTCAAAAGTCCCCTTACCTGTCTCGCCATTCAGCGAGATACAAGCAATTGCCGAGGTCGCAAACATTGGCGGGCACTGCCCCGGACAAAGTTCCGCCACCAGATAGCCCACCAGCGGTAAATGCGAGATAACCAGCACCGCTGCATGGTCCTCTTTCGCCAGCGCTTGCAAATAGCAACAGATGAAAGCCGCATCCCCGCCTGGCGTTAATTCTGGCATCACTTCCTGCTCTGCCGGTAGAGGCATGACCCCTCGCACCACATCCAATGTCTGCTCAGCGCGCAAATAAGGGCTCACCAGAATCTGGTCGATATCGACCGATTGCTCGTTTAACCAGCTTGCTATCTGACGTGATTCATCCTGACCACACAGAGTTAGGGGCCTTAGCGCATCACTTGCTGCGTCAAGGGCCGCGTCACCGTGACGCATAATGAAAACTTGCATATTGCACCGTTTTTGTTAACAAAATAACGCTATACAGAAACGCTTTGCGTGCTGTACCGCCGAAACCTTTACCCGTGAGTAAAGAAACTTCATAACGATAACGCGCCGTCTCTCTATGGCGGCCGGGCATTTTGCCTGAAACTTAAAGTAAAGAAAATGGCTGTTTTCACACCGGTCATCCCGGCAGCCAACCCTGACTGGTTACATAATAACCATATCAATAGCTTAATCCAAACTCCACTACCTGCCAATAAGTAGCGATTAATTCATTTTGCTACGAATAGTCACTTCAGGTGATTCTGGCTTAAGGTAGCGCGGGTTGCTCCCTGTGTACAGCCACCTTATCCGCAACAATTGCAGGTAGTGATCCTGCTCACACTCTAAACAGAGGCGTTGCCCGACACCTCATTTTCGCTGTTTTCCTGTGGGTAAAACCGCTGCTGTTGCTCCGCCATCGTCACCAGCAACTGACAAGGCTCAAAGCGCTCACCAAACTGCTGCGCCAACAATCTAAGCGTTTTCACCACCTTATCAGCACCCAGACTATCCAGATAGCGGAAAGGCCCGCCGAGGAATGGTGGGAAGCCAATACCGAACACCGCACCAATATCACCGTCTCGTGGGTTACGAATAATGGACTCATCCAGACAACGGGCGGCCTCATTCAGCAGCATCATCGTGCAGCGCTGCGCGATTGTCGCAGATCCTAGATGAGCTTTGGCTGTGACACCCAATAAAACATAAACACTGGTATCAACTTGCTTACCGGGGTTTCGCTTCCACTTAACGCCGCGACTTTGGGTTGGATATAAGTAAAATCCACGGCTATTTTTGCGCCCTTTACGTCCATCCTGCAAAATAACGTCAAATGATGGCGGCGCGGCAAAGCGTGGCCCTAATTGCTCAACCAGAATCGGCATGATTTTGGTTCCGACATCAATGCCGACTTCATCCAGCAGCGTAATCGGGCCAACCGGGAAGCCGAAATCGACCAGTGCGCTGTCGATGGAGTCGATAGGTTCCCCCTCTAGCAGGCAGCGAGCCGCCTCATTAATATAGGGGGCCAGAATGCGATTTACATAGAATCCGGCGCGATCAGCCACCACAATGGCGGTTTTACCCTGTTTACGGGCTAAAGCCACGGTGGTTGCTATTGTTTCTTCGCTGGTTTTTGCATGAGGGATCACTTCCACCAGCGGCATTTTATCGACGGGGCTAAAGTAGTGCAGGCCGATAACCTGCTCCGGCCGCTGTGCCTGAGCGGCAATTTGGCTGATCGGTAGTGACGAGGTATTGGACGCGAAAATGGTATGTGTCGCAGCGAAGCTCTCGATATCCGCAACCATTTGTTGCTTCAATGATAAATCTTCAAATACCGCTTCAATTACGATATCAACAGTCTCAAAACCGCGGTAATCCGTGCTGCCGGAAATCAGCATCATCTGCCGTTGCCGCTCCGCCGGGCGCATCCGCTTACTACGCACCCGTTTACCTAAAGCGTCCCACGTATATTTCAGCGCCTGATTAATCCCCTGCGGATTGATATCTTTGATACGCACAGGTAAACCCGCGCGGGTCGCGGTGACACTGGCAATGCCACCGCCCATCAGGCCGCCCCCCAGCACGCCGACACGATGAATAGCGCGGGGTTGCGCGTCACCACCGGTCTCTTTTTTCAGTGCGGTGGTGGCAAAAAACAGGCTGCGCAATGCCGCCGATTGAGGCGACATCGCCAGTTCGCCAAACGCGGTGGCTTCAGCCTCATAGCCGCTGGCACTGCCGTGATCCAGCCCCTTACGCACCACATCAATAATGCGTTCAGCCGCCGGATAGTGGCCTTTGGTCTTCGCCAACGTTTTCTTGCGCACAATGCTAAACAGCAGCGCCTTGCCTAACGGGCCACTGAGCAGGCGCTCTTGCCAAGGCACTACCGGCTTGTCACGCCAGCCCGCTTTGGCCCTGTCGATAGCCACATCCAGCAAGATATCTTGCGGCACAGCATCATCCACCAGCCCCATTTTAAGTGCCTGACGGGCGCGAACCTGCCTGCCGGTCAGTATCATATCCAGCGCCTTACTGACCCCCACCAGACGCGGCAGCCGTTGTGTTCCACCGGAGCCGGGCAACAGCCCCAGTTGCACCTCCGGCAGGCCCAGCACCGTTTTATCGTCCAGCGAACAGATGCGACTATGGCACGCCAGCGCCAGTTCCAAACCACCACCCAGACAAGCACCGTGAATAGCCGCTACCACTGGCACGGGGAATGCCGCGATTTGCGCCAAAATTGATTGCCCTTTTTGGGCCAACTTCCGGGCATCCTGCGCAGTACGGCAAGCTGCAATCATAGTGATATCAGCGCCCGCGATAAAAGAGTCTGGTTTGCCAGATATAATCACCAGCCCCTGCAATTGTGGTAAAGCCTGTGCTTGTTGCAGAATGTCGGTAATTTGTTCTGCAAATTCAGCCTTTAAGGTATTCACTTTATCGCCAACAACATCAATGGTGATAATACCGATATTGTCCGGTCGAATATCAAGGTGAAATGCAGAGGGAGTCACCGCCGCAGTATCGATAACAACTGACTCATCAATAGGATTAAGTGCATTGTCCTGACTCATTACTCCACCTCCAAAATCATCGCGGCACCCAATCCGCCCGCAGCACAGGCGGTGGTTAGCCCTAGCCCGCCACCGCGGCGGCGCAGCTCATTTAATGTCTGGGTTATCATGCGTGCACCGGTTGCTGCAAAGGGGTGGCCGTAAGCAATCGAACCACCCAATACGTTGAATTTGCTCATGTCTACTTCGCCAATCGCCTGACTGCGACCCAGTTTTTCACGGGCGAAGGTATCACTGGCGAACATTTTAAGGTTAGCCAGGGTTTGTGCGGCAAAAGCTTCGTGCATATCAATCAGGGTCAAATCCGCCAGTGTGATCCCAGCGCGCTCTAGCGCCAACGGCGTGGCATAGGAGGGGCCTAGCAGCATATCTTGCCAAACATCAATCGCGGAAAAAGCAAAACTGCGCAGATAACCCAGTGGCAGCAACCCCAGCTCTTTAGCTTTTGATTCACTCATCATCATCACCGCCGCCGCACCATCAGTCAGTGGTGTGCTATTCGCCGCCGTGACACTGCCGTGCTGGCGGTCAAACGCCGGGCGTAATTTGGCATATTGCGCCAACGTGGAATCTTTGCGGATATTGTTATCTTCGGCAATTGCATCACGGTAAGGCGGAATATAGGCCGTCATCACCTCATCGCGCAACAGCCCTTGCTGCCAGGCTTGAGCTGCCATTTGGTGAGATCGCAGCGCTAACGCATCCTGATCTTGGCGGCTGATACCATAGGTTTTCGCCATCTGCTCGGCAGTATCCCCCATGCGTAAGCCCGTTGAGTATTCAGCGACTGCCGGGGCCACTGGCAGGAGATCACGTAATTTTAACCGGCTGAACAACTTTAGCCGCTGGGTTAGCGTTCTCGCTTTGTTGACATCAACCAGGGTGCGCGCCAGTGCTTTACTGACCCCAATGGGCAGGACGGAAGAGGAGTCGGCACCACCAGCTATCGCCACCGTCACTGAACCGGCAATGATACTTTCCGCTACATTCGCCACCGCCTGAAAGCTGGTCGCGCAAGCGCGTGAGACGCTGTAGGCATCGGTGTGCACACTCATGCCCGTCCCCAATACAATTTCGCGGGCGATATTTGGTGCTTCTGGCATTTGGACCACTTGGCCAAACACCAGTTGGTCGATTAACTCAGGAGCCACGCCACTTCGTGCCAGCAACTCACTGACCACAATTTTGCCTAAGTCGACAGCAGGCACGCCATGGTAAGCAGTTGCCTGCTTAGCAAAAGGGGTTCGTAGGCCGCTTACAATGGCAATACGATCGCCCTGACGCGTCACTAGCGGTAATGGCTTACTCATAAAGGCTCCTGATAAATAAAAGTGGCTGTTATTAAAGCATAACAAATAACAGGTCTGACCTGATCTAATGATTGTTAACCAAACATTTACATTTGGTAAACCTATAGAGCAGGAAAGTGAGAGCAGGAGCAACTTTTTGAGGTAAAAAACCTCGTGGGGAAGAGTCGAGGGTGGAGTCACATCAATCGAAGTGATGGTCTAGCGCAACAAATTCACGCAGCAAGGTGCACAAAAACAAAACGCGCAGCAAAAAGCTCCGCGTTAGATGAGTATTCAGCTTATCTGAACTCCCTCACAGCGAGGTATTGATTAACGCAAACCCAACTGGAAAATCATGGTTTCAGCCTGGCAGGCAAAAGTGAAATCGACGGTTAAACGCACGCCGCCTTCACTCTCTTCCAGCTTATGCTCAATCAGGCATGGGTCAGACTCAACAGCACGCGCTTTTTCAGTCAGCGTTTTCAGCATGGCTTCTGCTTCGGCGCGGTTATCAAATACACAGCTGTAGGATGCAGTACAGTCAGTATTGTCCATGACAGTGCCAACATCGACACAGCAACAGGCCGCAGTCTCTTCAGCACTACACAGATTTTTTATTGGACGATCGTTGGTATCTGACATCTTCAATTCTCCTCAACGGACATTTCAAAATAGGTGCAAATTGCCTACCGGTTAGCGCAAATAGCAGTAAGTACAAAGCAAATAGAACCTGGCGCAAAAAAAAATTTCTCTGGCGCTATTTTACTACCCCAATCCCGAAGGCACTAGGACTTACTGTTTATAGGCCTATTAAGTGATGGATATCACAGTCGTTTTGTTTATTTGCTCATCAATAGCGTGTTTATTGATACCAATTTGTAAGTTTTTTGTTAACTGCGTCTATTTTTTGCGATCAAATCCGAACAAATATTAAAACATCCTTGCAACATGCACACAGGTCAGACCTATACTTCAGCCACTGGTCTGCTTTGTCTGACCGAAAACGGACCCTACAATCCCGCATTCTCTTGTTACGGTATGTAACATTAATTAAAACAATGAGGTTTTGGTCATGAACCAGAAAAACCTGTTTACCCGATCAGCTCTGGCAGCTGCAGTAGCAATCATCTCTTCGAACGTTTCTGCGGCGGGCTTCCAACTGAATGAATATTCAGCCGCTGCATTGGGCCGCTCTTTCTCTGGTGAAGGCGCTGTTGCCGACAACGCATCTGTTGGTAGCCGTAACCCCGCTGCAATGACTCTATTCGACCGCCCTTCATTCTCTGGTGGCTTCGTTTATGTTGATCCAGATGTGAACATCAGTGGGACATCACCAGTAACAGGCAGAAGCACTGATGCCAATAATATCGCCCCATCAGAGTGGATACCAAATATCCACTTTATTATGCCGCTGAATGAACAATGGGCTATTGGTGCTTCCGGCACCTCAAACTACGGTTTGGCAACTGAATTCAATGATGACTATGCTGCCGGCTCTCTGGGTGGCCAGACTGATCTGAAAACCGCTAACTTAAACTTGGCCGCAGCTTATCGCCTCAATGAAAACTTCAGTTTCGGTTTGGGCTTCAATGCTGTTTATGCTGATGCCAAGATTGTGCGTCATATCGGTGAGCTTGGTGGTTCAACCTTCCCGGCCAAAACTGAAGTTACCCGTATGGAGGGTAAAGAGTGGGGCTATGGCTGGAATGCCGGTATTCTGTATGAAGTCGATAAAGAGAACCGTTACAGCTTCACCTATCGTTCAAAAGTGAAAATTGACTTTGATGGCGATTTCAGCAGCCAGTTACCGCCACCGAGGGGCACCGGTGGTGCTGTGATCCCTGGGGCATTAACCCTGAATCTACCTGAAGTGTGGGAAGTGTCCGGTTACAACCGCGTCGCACCACAATGGGCTGTCCACTATAGCCTGGCCTATACCAGTTGGAGCCAATTTAAAGAGTTGAAAGCCACCGGAACCAACGGCCAGACACTGTTTGATAAGCAAGAAGGCTTCAAAGACGCTTACCGTATCGCGTTGGGTACCACCTATTATTATGATGATAACTGGACCTTCCGTACCGGTATCGCCTTCGATGATAGCCCGGTTCCGGCAGATAACCGTACTATCTCAATCCCTGATCAGGACCGCTTCTGGATCAGTGCCGGTACCACCTACGCCTTCAACAAAGATGCTTCAATTGATGTTGGTATCTCCTATATGCATGGACAGAACGTGCATATCACTGAAAAGACACCGACTGCTCTGGGTAGTGTGCCATACCAGTTCGACTCTAAAGGAACCGCGCTGCTGTATGGCGTGAACTTTAACTACGCATTCTGATAGCCGTTATTGGCGGTTTGATGCCCACAAAAAAGCGCCTTCCGGCGCTTTTTTTCTGTTCAGTATTAACCACTACTCATTGGCTGAATCGATCAATTCGCGGAGTCAATACTCTCCAGGTCACCCTGAATGGCCTGTGCATTCGAGTTAACTTCCGGTTTCAACTGCCCGCCATTGGCCAGGAAATCATAACGCTGGAAGTAAGCTTCGCGCATCATCAGGTAAGGATCAGAGGAGTTGCGCAGCAAACCATCGGAATCCAGCAGTTGCGCACGCGTTTCAATCCCTTCAACCATCCATTTACCTGCCGACATCCAGAAGGTCAAATAGCTCAGCACCGGATAGACGTAATCAGCCGCATTACCACCATCCTCACGGATAGTGAAGCTGCCATAGCCCGGTAATACCACATAGGGGCCGTAACCGACATTATAGTGGCCCAGTGTACTACCAAAGCGGTGCGGCACCGCTTTCGCCAGTTTCGGGTTCGCCATACCGGCGACATCAATCAAGCCACCCATCCCCAAAATTGTGTTCAGGAAGAAGCGGTTAAAGTGTTTCATGGCGTTGTAGGGGTCCCCCACCAGGAAGCTATTCACCATGCTGGCTGGCTCTTCAAGGTTACCGAGGAAGTTGCTCATCCCATTACGTGCTGGCTGTGGTACGTAATCGCGCCAGACCACGGCGACCGGGCGCACCACATAAGGGTCAAGAACCTCGTAGTTGAAATTGAACATTGCCCGGTTAAAACCTTCTAGCGGATCAGAGCGGCCCTGCTCCATGTGATCCGGCGAGCTACTGGCGCAGCCGACTAACAGCACAGTTGCAAAAGCCAGCCCAATCAGGCGGTAGTTCATATTTTTCTCCATGAAATTCTTTTCAACCCCTCACACTTAAGGAGTCTGCTTATTTATCTCGACATGAATCGTCTGAGGCTGCCCTTTCCCATCAAAATTCTGCACGTCACTCTCACCAAACCAGTCACCCGGTTGTGGATTAGCGGTGCCATCCAATGAGATACGCGCACGCACTTTCACCTGCTGCAGTGACGAAAGCAAGCGCTCCGGCATCATTGCATTACTGTCATCTAGCGCTATTGCTAGCGGGAATCGGCTCAAAGGCAGTTGCTTGACGGCAACCGGCACCGGATTGGCTCCATCGGTGACCGATATAATCACTGTTCCCTGCTGGGGCAATTTTCGGGCGGCATCAGATGATAGTGAAACCTCTATTCCCAGTGTAGCTGTTTCCTGCCCTGCCTGTGATTTAGCTTGCGCGATACTGCGTTTTATCACTTCTACGCGAGAATCACCAGCAGGCAGCAATTTTAGCATAACTTCCCACGCACCAATGGCTTGTTTGAAATCGCCCTGCTCAAAAGCATTAAAAGCTAATAAACTCATGGCGCGCAGATTGGTGTGATCTTGCCCCACCATGCTGCGCAGCATCTGGGTTGCCAGCTGATTATCCTGCGGATCACTGGAACGTGTCAGCACTTCGGCATAGCCGAGTCTGACATCCTCATTATCGGGCGCGAGTTGATAAGCTTTAGCAAAAGCTTGCGTCGCCGTGGTGGCGTTATTCAGCGCCATCCCCACTCTGCCGAGCATCATCCAGTCGTTGACGTTAGCGGCATCGTGCTGCAAGGAGGTGCGCAACCCCAGCCCTAAACGGGCGACCTCCTCCATGGTCAGCGGCTCCGCGCGCTCATTAGCAACTCTGGCACGTAATTCAGGCATTTGCCCCTCTACCTGCTGCCATGCCTGCACCTGGGTCAAACCGCCCGTTTTCAGGTATAGCCCTAGCGCGATCACCACCAAAATCACCACGCCCGGTAATAGCGCCCAGCGGTTGATTGGCGTTGTCGTTTCATCCGATTGCTGTGGGATATCAGTCAACAGGTTTTGTTGCAATTCTTGAATCAGTTCAGGCCGCTGTTCCACCACGCCCTGCGCTTCATCCTCCGCCAATTCAGCTAACCTGTCCTGATAAATGGCCTTATTCAGCTCATCCCGGGTGGTCGCCGGTGAATTCGCCCCTTGTCCCATGGCCGGAATGACCAACAAGGCCGCCGCGACCGCCAGTAAAATAATCACTATTAGCCAAAAAGCCATTATGGTTGTTTCCTGTCAGTCGGTTTTGATGGGGTCGGTTGTTCAGCCAACAGATGTTGTAACCGCCGCTGCTCCTGCACGGAAAGCGAGGTCTGCTTCTCCACCCGTCGGCGGGCGCGTAATATCACCACGGCTGCACCTATCAGAACAAACAGTGCTGGCCCGGCCCACAGAATCATTGTCGCGGCGGTAACCGGTGGCTCGTAGGTGACAAAATTGCCGTAGCGGGCCACCATATAGTCAATGATCTGCTGTTTGGTACTCCCCTGCTGCTGCAGTTCGTACACTTTACCGCGCATATCAGCGGCGATGATGGCATTGGAGTCAGCAATGCTGTTGTTCTGGCATTTCGGGCAGCGCAGCTGCTCGGTCAGCTCGCGATACTGCTGCTCCTGCGCCTCCGATTTGAAGGTGTAGGTATCGATGGCCGCAAACACACTCCAGCTCAACAACAGGCCGAGCATCAGGCTCAATAATCTCATGCGCCCCCCTGATACTGCTTATATAGCGGCAAAATTTCCTGCAACCAGATCCGATCATTCAGATCACCGGCATGGCGATAACGGATAATACCCTGACCATCGATCAGGAAAGTTTCCGGCGCGCCGTACACCCCAAGATCCAGCCCTAACATACCATCGCCATCATATAGACTCAGCGCATAGGGGTTGCCCAGCGCATTGAGCCACTGCACAGCTTTGACGCGATCATCTTTATAGTTCAGGCCCACCACACGAATGCCCTGCGCGGCCAGTTTATTCAGGTATTGATGCTCGGCCCGACAGGTGGGGCACCAGGTCGCCCAGACATTGAGCAGCATGGGTTTACCATCATGCAGCACCGCTTGATCAAATATTTTGCCCGGTTGTTCAAGGGACTCCAGCTTGAAGGTCGGCACCGGCTTACCAATCAGAGCCGACTCTAACATGGTGGGATCATCGCCATTAGCATTGGCGGTCAGTTGCACTAAAAAGGCCACCA comes from Yersinia bercovieri ATCC 43970 and encodes:
- the mlaA gene encoding phospholipid-binding lipoprotein MlaA, which produces MNYRLIGLAFATVLLVGCASSSPDHMEQGRSDPLEGFNRAMFNFNYEVLDPYVVRPVAVVWRDYVPQPARNGMSNFLGNLEEPASMVNSFLVGDPYNAMKHFNRFFLNTILGMGGLIDVAGMANPKLAKAVPHRFGSTLGHYNVGYGPYVVLPGYGSFTIREDGGNAADYVYPVLSYLTFWMSAGKWMVEGIETRAQLLDSDGLLRNSSDPYLMMREAYFQRYDFLANGGQLKPEVNSNAQAIQGDLESIDSAN
- the fadJ gene encoding fatty acid oxidation complex subunit alpha FadJ; translated protein: MSQDNALNPIDESVVIDTAAVTPSAFHLDIRPDNIGIITIDVVGDKVNTLKAEFAEQITDILQQAQALPQLQGLVIISGKPDSFIAGADITMIAACRTAQDARKLAQKGQSILAQIAAFPVPVVAAIHGACLGGGLELALACHSRICSLDDKTVLGLPEVQLGLLPGSGGTQRLPRLVGVSKALDMILTGRQVRARQALKMGLVDDAVPQDILLDVAIDRAKAGWRDKPVVPWQERLLSGPLGKALLFSIVRKKTLAKTKGHYPAAERIIDVVRKGLDHGSASGYEAEATAFGELAMSPQSAALRSLFFATTALKKETGGDAQPRAIHRVGVLGGGLMGGGIASVTATRAGLPVRIKDINPQGINQALKYTWDALGKRVRSKRMRPAERQRQMMLISGSTDYRGFETVDIVIEAVFEDLSLKQQMVADIESFAATHTIFASNTSSLPISQIAAQAQRPEQVIGLHYFSPVDKMPLVEVIPHAKTSEETIATTVALARKQGKTAIVVADRAGFYVNRILAPYINEAARCLLEGEPIDSIDSALVDFGFPVGPITLLDEVGIDVGTKIMPILVEQLGPRFAAPPSFDVILQDGRKGRKNSRGFYLYPTQSRGVKWKRNPGKQVDTSVYVLLGVTAKAHLGSATIAQRCTMMLLNEAARCLDESIIRNPRDGDIGAVFGIGFPPFLGGPFRYLDSLGADKVVKTLRLLAQQFGERFEPCQLLVTMAEQQQRFYPQENSENEVSGNASV
- the fadI gene encoding acetyl-CoA C-acyltransferase FadI encodes the protein MSKPLPLVTRQGDRIAIVSGLRTPFAKQATAYHGVPAVDLGKIVVSELLARSGVAPELIDQLVFGQVVQMPEAPNIAREIVLGTGMSVHTDAYSVSRACATSFQAVANVAESIIAGSVTVAIAGGADSSSVLPIGVSKALARTLVDVNKARTLTQRLKLFSRLKLRDLLPVAPAVAEYSTGLRMGDTAEQMAKTYGISRQDQDALALRSHQMAAQAWQQGLLRDEVMTAYIPPYRDAIAEDNNIRKDSTLAQYAKLRPAFDRQHGSVTAANSTPLTDGAAAVMMMSESKAKELGLLPLGYLRSFAFSAIDVWQDMLLGPSYATPLALERAGITLADLTLIDMHEAFAAQTLANLKMFASDTFAREKLGRSQAIGEVDMSKFNVLGGSIAYGHPFAATGARMITQTLNELRRRGGGLGLTTACAAGGLGAAMILEVE
- the sixA gene encoding phosphohistidine phosphatase SixA, which translates into the protein MQVFIMRHGDAALDAASDALRPLTLCGQDESRQIASWLNEQSVDIDQILVSPYLRAEQTLDVVRGVMPLPAEQEVMPELTPGGDAAFICCYLQALAKEDHAAVLVISHLPLVGYLVAELCPGQCPPMFATSAIACISLNGETGKGTFDWQVSPTQLLAKACHG
- a CDS encoding cytochrome c-type biogenesis protein; the protein is MRLLSLMLGLLLSWSVFAAIDTYTFKSEAQEQQYRELTEQLRCPKCQNNSIADSNAIIAADMRGKVYELQQQGSTKQQIIDYMVARYGNFVTYEPPVTAATMILWAGPALFVLIGAAVVILRARRRVEKQTSLSVQEQRRLQHLLAEQPTPSKPTDRKQP
- the tnpA gene encoding IS200/IS605-like element IS1541B family transposase — its product is MRDEKSLAHTRWNCKYHIVFAPKYRRQVFYGEKRKAIGSILRKLCEWKNVNILEAECCVDHIHMLLEIPPKMSVSGFMGYLKGKSSLMLYEQFGDLKFKYRNREFWCRGYYVDTVGKNTARIQEYIKHQLEEDKMGEQLSIPYPGSPFTGRK
- the fadL gene encoding long-chain fatty acid transporter FadL, with product MNQKNLFTRSALAAAVAIISSNVSAAGFQLNEYSAAALGRSFSGEGAVADNASVGSRNPAAMTLFDRPSFSGGFVYVDPDVNISGTSPVTGRSTDANNIAPSEWIPNIHFIMPLNEQWAIGASGTSNYGLATEFNDDYAAGSLGGQTDLKTANLNLAAAYRLNENFSFGLGFNAVYADAKIVRHIGELGGSTFPAKTEVTRMEGKEWGYGWNAGILYEVDKENRYSFTYRSKVKIDFDGDFSSQLPPPRGTGGAVIPGALTLNLPEVWEVSGYNRVAPQWAVHYSLAYTSWSQFKELKATGTNGQTLFDKQEGFKDAYRIALGTTYYYDDNWTFRTGIAFDDSPVPADNRTISIPDQDRFWISAGTTYAFNKDASIDVGISYMHGQNVHITEKTPTALGSVPYQFDSKGTALLYGVNFNYAF
- a CDS encoding YfcZ/YiiS family protein translates to MSDTNDRPIKNLCSAEETAACCCVDVGTVMDNTDCTASYSCVFDNRAEAEAMLKTLTEKARAVESDPCLIEHKLEESEGGVRLTVDFTFACQAETMIFQLGLR
- the ccmI gene encoding c-type cytochrome biogenesis protein CcmI, with translation MAFWLIVIILLAVAAALLVIPAMGQGANSPATTRDELNKAIYQDRLAELAEDEAQGVVEQRPELIQELQQNLLTDIPQQSDETTTPINRWALLPGVVILVVIALGLYLKTGGLTQVQAWQQVEGQMPELRARVANERAEPLTMEEVARLGLGLRTSLQHDAANVNDWMMLGRVGMALNNATTATQAFAKAYQLAPDNEDVRLGYAEVLTRSSDPQDNQLATQMLRSMVGQDHTNLRAMSLLAFNAFEQGDFKQAIGAWEVMLKLLPAGDSRVEVIKRSIAQAKSQAGQETATLGIEVSLSSDAARKLPQQGTVIISVTDGANPVPVAVKQLPLSRFPLAIALDDSNAMMPERLLSSLQQVKVRARISLDGTANPQPGDWFGESDVQNFDGKGQPQTIHVEINKQTP